In the genome of Caulobacter flavus, the window GCCGCCGCCCGACGCTGGACTTGCCCACGCCCATCAGCCCGACCAGCACGATGGTCCGGTCACGGAGGTCTGGATAGCGGGGCGGAGCGAGATCGGCGGTCATGGTCGGCTCCCCCGATACACGACCCGCGCCCGCGCCGCCACGCTTGGGACTGCGGTTATTCCTGGGGCGGGCGCCATGTTTCGTGGAAGGGGCCCGCGCCGTTCAGAACTGCGCCTTGACCTGCGCCCCCGCGACCAGGGCGTTGGGCGTATCGCGATAGCCGAACGCGCCGGGGTCGATGATGTATTGCACGTCCGGGCGGACGGTCAGCCAGCGCGTCGCCTGCCAGCCGTAGCTGAGCTCGATCGCGGTCTCGCCCGCGGGCAGCGAGCCGTAGTCGACGGGCGGCGTGGCGGCGTCCACGTAGGCCCGCCGCAGGCGCGGATTCAGCTCGGCGTGCACCAGTCCCAGGGCGATGGTGTCGGCGTCGCGACCCGGGAAGGTGCCGGTCTTGACGAGGCCCGCCTCGTACCAGCGGGTGATCGGCGCCGAGGCCTTCGGATTGGCCGTGAACTGGCCGAACAGCGACAGGCCTCTGCCGCCGCTGCCTTCGCGCCAGATCATCTGGTCGGCCAGCAGGTAGACGCCGTAGCGGCCCTTCACGCGTCCGCTCTCGCCCTGCCGGGCGACGCGCGAGCTGTCGTAATAGGCGCCCAGCTTGTAGCGGCCCGGCAGTCCCCCCGCCGCGCCGCGATCATACCCGACCTCCAGCGGCAGCATGACGCCGGTCGAGCCCGAAGCGAACGGACGCCAGGCATTGCGCTTGTCGTTCAGCGCCGGGTTCACCTGATAGCCGCCGGTCCGCACCAGCAGGTCCGGCCGCACCGCGTAGCGCGCCGCCACGCCCCAGCGGGCGTTGGGATAGTTGTACCAGCCGCTGTCGCCCGACATCGACAGCGGGTGGGCGCAGAAGGCGGCGTTGACCAGGTTGCAGCCGATGGCCATGCCGCCCAGGTCGTTGCCCATGGCGAAGAAGCCCGCCCGCAGGTCCAGCCGCCCGCCGTCCAGCTGCTGCTCGATGCTCAGCTCGGTCAGCCGCGTGTACTGGCCGCCATAGGCCTCCTGGATCGGCAGGCGGTTGCCGACCACGTCGGACGACACGCCCTTTCCGCGCCGGTCGTTGAAGGTCAGGTGCAGGATCCCGCCCGTCCAGCCGGCCAGCTTGTCGAGGTCGAAGTCGGCGCCGACGCGGATCTGCTGGGTGTAGCCGCCGCCTCGCCTCAGGCCGCCGTCCAGCACGCTGAAGGTCTCCGAGACGTAGTCGCCGCGAAAGGTCACGCCGGCGTCGGCCGCGCGGGTGCGCGCGCCGCCCCAGTCGCCGGTAAGCGTCGCGCGGTCGGCCGACTGGGCCAGGGCCGGCGAGACCGCGCAGGCCAGGGCCGCCGCCAGGCCGGCGGCGGCGCCCAGCCGCTGGAGGGACGTCCTCATTTCAGCGCGTAGGCGATCACGTAGTCGCCGCGATCGGGAGACTGGCGCGCGCCGCCGGCGGTGATCACCACGTACTGCTTGCCGCTCCTGGGCGAGCGGTAGCTCATCGGGCCGCCCTGGCTGCCGACCGGCAGGCGAGCCTTCCAGACCTCCTTGCCGGTCGCCGAGTCGAAGGCCCGCAGGTAGTAGTCCTGGCTGCCGGCGAAGAACACGAGGCCGCCCTGCGTGGCCAGGCTGCCGCCCAGGGTGGGCAGGCCGATCGGCATCGGCAGACCCATCTTGATCCCCAGCGGGCCGGTGTCGCGCACCGTGCCGACCGGAACCTGCCACTTGATCTGGCGGGTGGTCATGTCGATGGCGGTCATCGTGCCGTAGGGCGGGGCCTGGCAGGGGACGCCCAGCACCGACAGGAAGCGGTTCTTGTTCACCGAATAGGGCGTGCCCTTCAGCGGCACGGCGCCCATGCCGGTATTGACCGCCTCGCCGCCGGCGGCGGCCGTGGCTTTCGCCGCCTGGGGTTCCATCTTCACCCACAGGCCCAGGCGCATGTCGTTGACGAAGATGGTGTTGGTGGTCGGGTCGGTCGACAGGCCGCCCCAGTTCATGCCGCCCAGCGAGCCGGGGAAGCTCAGCGACTTGTCGGTGCCGGGGGCGGTGTAGAGGCCCTCGTAGCGCATGCCCTTGAAGGCGATGCGGCACAGCAGCTGGTCGAAGGGCGTGGCCCCCCACATGTCGGCTTCCTTCAGCGTCTGGGCGCCGATCTGCGGCATGCCGGTCGAGCGCGGCTGGCTGAGAGCGTAGGGCTCGCCGGGGATGTCGGCGGCCTTGACCGGCACGTTCTCGACCTTGGTCAGCGGCTGGCCGGTGGCGCGGTCGAGCACGTAGAGCTGGCCGGCCTTGGTGCCGAAGACGAGGGCGGGCGTGCTTCCGCCGCCGGCCTTGGGGAAGTCGATGAAGCTGGGCTGCATCGGCACGTCGAAGTCCCAGAGGTCGTTGTGGACGGTCTGGAACACCCACTTCTCGCGGCCCGTCGTGGCGTCCAGCGCCAGCATCGAGGCGCCGTAGCGATGGTCGAGCGCGCTGCGGGTCTTGCCGTAGAGATCGACCGAGGCGCTGCCCACCGGCATGAACACGGTGTTGGAAGCGGCGTCGTACGACATCGACGACCAGACGTTCGGCGTCGAGCGGGCGTAGGTCTTGCCGGCCGGCGGCGCCTGGGTGATCGACGGATCGCCAGGGTCGAAGGCCCAGCGCAGGGCGCCGGTGATCACGTCGAAGCCGCGCACGACGCCGCCGGGCATGTCGACCTGGACGTTGTCGGCGATGCGGCCGCCGACCACGATGGTCGTGCCGGCCAGGGTGGGGGCCGCGGTCAGCTGGTACTGCGGGTCGGGCGCGTCGCCCAGGCCCGCCTTCAGGTCGACGCGGCCGGCGGTTCCGAAGTCCTGGCAGGCCTTGCCGGTGTCGGCGTCGAAGGCCATCAGCACGGCGTTGATGGTGTTCATCAGGATGCGGCGGCGGCAGGGCGCGCCTTCCGGCACGATCGCGGCCAGCACGGGGCTGGCGCCAGACGTGGTCGGCTGCAGCAGCGGCGCGCCGGCGTCGAAATAGGCCAGGCCCCGGCAGCGCATCCAGACCGAGGCGCGAGCGTCGATCACCGTCTTCCACTTCTCGGCGCCGGTGTCGGCGTCCAGCGCGACGACGTTGTTGTGCGGGGTGCAGATGTAGACGGTGTCACCGACCTGCAGCGGCGTGTCCTGGTCCTCGGCGCCGTTGCCGTCGCTGACCGCGATGTCGCCGGTGCGGTAGGTCCAGGCGACCTTCAGGCCCTTGATATTGTCGCGGGTGATCTCGTCCAGCGCCACGAAGCGGCTGGCGCCGGGGGTGTTGCCGTAGGCCTCCCAGTTCTTCTGGGCCTTGGCCGGATCGACCGGCAGGAGAGCCCCCGCCGCGCCGGTGAAGGCCACGGTGGGATGGGGGAAGAACATGGCGGTGAAGCCCGCCGCGGCGCCCACGGCCAGCACCGCGCCGGTCGCCAGGGCGGGAACCATGGCCGAGGCCCTGCCGCTGGCGCGCGCCATCAGCGGATAGGAGAAGGCCACCACGGCCGCGCCGACGCTGAGCGCCAGGAGGCGCGAGATCAGCGGCCAGAACGAGAAGCCCGATTCCCACAGCGCCCAGAGCACCGTCAGAACGAACACCGCCCCGAACAGCAGGGCCCCGCTGGCCTTGGCCCGGCCGATCTGCACGCCCGCCGCGACCAGCGCCAGGCCGGCGAGCAGGAAGTAGGGGCTGCCGCCGAGCGTCAGCAGCTTGCCGCCGCCGACCACGAAGAACAGGCCCGCGGCCACGATGATCGCGCCGAGCAGCAGCAGCCATAGCCGCGCCAACGGACCGATGGCGCTACGGGTGTCGGACAGGGTGGAGGGCATGGGGTCTCCCGTGGATGATCGACGCGGCTCGACCACTCCCGTCCGAACTGGACGTATGGAGCCCCCCACGGGCTCAAGCTCACGCTAGGTAAGCGGCACAAGTCGCGCTGTGGACCCAAACCCGGCCGCCCGCAAGTTTTTATGGACGACCACGGTTACGCCCTTTCGCCGCGCGATCGCCCTCCAACCGTCTTCTGCCTGCCGCGCTTCCTTGCCATAGTGGGGGTCATGGCCTTCTCCCCGCGTTCCCCGCTGGCGCTCGCCGCCGCCGTTTCCGTTCTCGCCGCCGCCGCCCATGCCCAGGAGGTGGCCGTCAGCACGCTGGCGCCGCCCGACCTGTTCTCCAACCCGGCCGCCGACACCGGCCTGCCGGGCGACCTGTGGAACGACGCCTCGCCGGGCCTGATGCGCGAGACCCTGCCGAAATTGGCGACCAAGCCGCTGTCGCCGGCCTTCGCCGACTTCGCCCGGCGGGTGCTGGCCACGGGCGCGCGCGCCCCGGCCGGCGTGGGCGACGATCCGGAAATGGGCGGCGCGCGGGGGCTGGCCCTGATCGCCCTGGGCGACGCGGCCGGCGCCAAGCGGGTGATGGACCGCACGCCGGGCCTGGACCAGAACGCCGCCCTGGCCATGGCCGCGGCCGAGGCCAGCCTGATCGCCGGCGACGACGATCGCGCCTGCGCCGTGGCCGACGCCCTGGGCGTGGATCGCGGGGCCGGCTACTGGCTGCGCCTGCGGGCCTTCTGCCAGGCGCGCGCGGGCCAGACCGCCGAGGCCCAGCTGACCTTCAACCTCGCCCAACAGCAGGGAAAGGACGCCGACTACGCCCGGCTGATGCCGGCCCTGCTTTCGGGCGCGGCGCCGACCGGCGGCGCCAGCCTGCGCACCGGGATCAACTACGCCCTGTCGCGGAAACTGGGGCTCGACCTCCAGGCCGCCGCGGCCACGGCCACTCCGGCGACCCGGGCCGTGCTGGCGCCGCCGGCCGCGGACCTGGCGGCCGCGCAGGCGGCCGACTGGGCCTTCCTGAAGAGCGCCAAGCCAGGCGCCGACTTCGCCGCCGCCGCCCGCGCCGCCGGGGCGCTGATCGCGGCCATGGTCGCCGCCGACGCGCCGATCACCGATCCGGGCCTGTTCCTGCGCGCGGCCCTGGCGGCCGGGGACGTCAAGACCGCCCAGGCCATCCGGGGCAAGATGACCGGCGACGCCATCCCCGGCGTCGGCAATCAGGACCTGGCCCTGTTCGACGCCGCCCTGGCGGCGGCCTCCGGCGGCTCGACCGACCAGGCGCTGGATCGCCTGGTGGAACTGGGCGCGAGCGGCGGGGCCAAGTCTCCGGCCCAGCCGGCGGCCGTGGTGCTGCAGGCCCTGGGCGGGGCGCTGAGTCCCGAGGACCGCGCGACCTTCGCCGGCTTCGACGGCGGCAAGTCGACTGCCTCGGCCGCGCGGCTGGCTCTGCTGGACAGCGCGGCCGCCGCCGGTCGCAAGGGCGAGGCCGCCGTGCTGGCCCTGTCAGTCGCCGCCGAAGCCGGAGTCGCGGGTCCGTCCGCCGCCGACCGCGCCCGCATCGTCGCGGCCCTGAACCGCGCCGGACTTTCCGCCGACGCCCGCGCCCTGGCGGTCGAGGGCCTGCTGCCCGCGCCGCCGGCCCCGCCCAAGCCCGCCGCCAAGCCGGCGCCGAAGAAGAAATGAGCGGCCCAGGAACGGGCGGCAAGTCAGAGGGCTGGGTCGAAGCCTTCCTGGAGATGATGGCGGTCGAGCGCGCGGCCGCCGCCAACACCCTGCGCGCCTACGAGAAGGACCTGGCCGACGCCCGGGGTTTCCTGGGGCGCACGGGCAATGATCTCGACGCCGCCGACGCGGAAGCCGTCGAGGCCTATTTCCAGGACCTGGGCGCGCGCGGCCTGTCGCCGGCGACGGCGGCGCGGCGTCGCTCGGCGGTGCGGCAGTTCTATCGCTTCGCGCTGGGCGAGGGCTGGCGCACCGACGACCCGTCGCGACGCGTGGTCGCGCCCAAGGCGGGGCGGCCGCTGCCCAAGGTGCTGTCGCGGGCCGAGATCGACGCCTTGCTGGCGGCCGCCTCGGCCAAGGACGGCGCCCAGGGCCTGCGCCTGTCGTGCATCATCGAGCTGCTCTACGCCTCGGGCCTGCGGATCTCGGAACTGCTGGCCCTGCCGCTGTCGGCCCTGGCGCGCGATCCCGCCTTCCTGATGGTCAAGGGCAAGGGCGGCAAGGAGCGGCTGGCCCCGCTGAACGACGCCGCTCGCGCCGCAGTGAAGGCCTATCTCGAGGGAAGGCTGCAATTTCTGCCAAAGGGCTCGAAGGACAGTCCCTGGCTGTTCCCTTCGCGCGGCAAGGGCGGGCGGCTGACGGCGCGGCGGGTCTCGCAGCTGCTCGAGGATGCGGCGATCGCGGCCGGGATCGACCGCGAGAAGGTCAGCCCGCACGTGCTGCGCCACGCCTTCGCCACCCACCTGCTGGAGGGCGGGGCCGACCTGCGGGTGATCCAGACCCTGCTGGGCCACGCCGACATCGGCACCACCCAGATCTACACCCACGTGGCCGGCGAGCATCTGGCCGAGGTGGTGCGCACCAAGCACCCGCTGGGCCGCAAGGACTAGCCTCCGCCGAAAAGCCTCTCGACCTTCGTCAATCTGTCATGGAAGCCAGGCAGGTACCGCCTCGAACGGCGCGCTTGGGTCGTCAGTCGGCGGAGGGAAAATCATGGGCTTTCGGAAACTGCTGATCGGCGCGGCGACGCTGTGCCTGATGGCGCTGCCGGCGGCGCTCGGCGTCCCGACCTTGGCCCTGGCCCAGGAGGCCGCGCAGCCGGTCCCGCGCTCGCCCGGCCTGCCGTTCAAGCCCAAGGGCCTGCCGGACCGCATCGTGCTGACGGCGGGCGCCGATCCCTCGCGCGAGATGGCCGTGGCCTGGCGCACCGATCCGCGCCAGGCGAGCGCCGAGATCCAGCTGGCTCCGGCCATCGACGGTCCCAGCCTGGCCTTCCGCGCCAAGACCCTGGAGGGGACCACCCAGGCGATCGACAGCGCCAACGGCCCGGCGCTTTACCATCAGGCGCGCCTGACCGGCCTGTCGCCCGACACGGCCTATGTCTACCGCGTGAAGGGCGCCGACGGCTGGAGCGAGTGGCTGCAGTTCCATACCGCCGCGGCGACGTTCCGGCCGTTCCGCTTCCTCTATCTTGGCGACACCCAGAACGGCATCCTGCCGATCGGCTCGCGGGTGATCCGCCAGGGCTTCCATTCGACCGCCTCGCCGGCCCTGGTGCTGCACGCCGGCGACCTGGTGGCCCAGCGCGACGACCTGGACCACGACGACGAGTGGGGCGAGTGGACGGCGGCCGGCGCCTACAACTTCTCGACCGTTCCGCAGCTGCCGGCGACCGGCAACCACGAATATGTCGACGTGGCCAAGCCCGACGGGACCGAGAGCCGCAAGCTGGGACCCTACTGGCCGCTGCAGTTCGCGCTGCCGGCCAACGGCGCCGAGCCCGTGAAGCAGACGACCTACTATGTCGACTATCAGGGCGTTCGGTTCATCATCCTGGACGGCACCGCCGCCCTCGACCTCGGGTCGCTGGACGCCCAGACCCGCTGGCTGGACCAGACCCTGGCCGCCAGCAAAGCCAAGTGGAACGTCGTCACCTTCCACCAGCCGATCTTCACCTGCGCGCGGCCCAACGACACCGAGAAGCTGAAGGCCGCCTGGAAGCCGGTGTTCGAGGCCCGCAAGGTCGACCTGGTGCTGCAGGGCCACGACCACTGCTACGCCCGCCTGACCAGCGAGGCCGGCAAGGCCGACGCGGCGCGCCGCCACGCCGCCGGCCGGCCGCAGGGGCCTGTCTACGTGGTGTCGGTGGTCGGCTCGAAGATGTACGCGCTGAACGACCGCGCCCTGACCCAGCCCGACAAGGTCGCCGCCGACACCGAGTTCTACCAGGTGGTCGACGTGGCGGCCGACAAGCTGGGCTTCTCCGCCTACACCGCCAGCGGCAAGCTCTACGACGCCTTCACGCTGGTGCGGGCCAAGGACGGGTCCAAGACCCTGGTCGAGAGCAAGGAGTCGATGCTGGCCCAGCGGGTCTGCGCCGGCGCGACGGGGCCGGACGGCGCGCCGTGCCTGGGCCGGGCCAAGTAGGTCTGGCGGAAACCGCCTGGACTTTCGTCCGACGCGCTCTAAGAAGCCCATACTTTATGTGTGGGCTTCGCCGAGGCGAGGCCGAGGAGCCTTTCCATGTCCGACGAAACCCGCGACTCCAACGGCGCGATCCTGGCCGACGGCGACAACGTCACCCTGATCAAGGACCTGAAGGTCAAGGGCTCGGGCGGCGTGACCCTCAAGCGCGGAACCCTGGTCAAGAAGATCCGCCTGACCGGCGACCCCGACGAGATCGAGGCCAATGTCGACAAGGTGAAGGGCCTCGTGCTGCGCACCGAGTTCGTCAAGAAGGCCTGATCGCGCTCGTCGCG includes:
- a CDS encoding carbohydrate porin encodes the protein MRTSLQRLGAAAGLAAALACAVSPALAQSADRATLTGDWGGARTRAADAGVTFRGDYVSETFSVLDGGLRRGGGYTQQIRVGADFDLDKLAGWTGGILHLTFNDRRGKGVSSDVVGNRLPIQEAYGGQYTRLTELSIEQQLDGGRLDLRAGFFAMGNDLGGMAIGCNLVNAAFCAHPLSMSGDSGWYNYPNARWGVAARYAVRPDLLVRTGGYQVNPALNDKRNAWRPFASGSTGVMLPLEVGYDRGAAGGLPGRYKLGAYYDSSRVARQGESGRVKGRYGVYLLADQMIWREGSGGRGLSLFGQFTANPKASAPITRWYEAGLVKTGTFPGRDADTIALGLVHAELNPRLRRAYVDAATPPVDYGSLPAGETAIELSYGWQATRWLTVRPDVQYIIDPGAFGYRDTPNALVAGAQVKAQF
- a CDS encoding membrane-bound PQQ-dependent dehydrogenase, glucose/quinate/shikimate family, giving the protein MPSTLSDTRSAIGPLARLWLLLLGAIIVAAGLFFVVGGGKLLTLGGSPYFLLAGLALVAAGVQIGRAKASGALLFGAVFVLTVLWALWESGFSFWPLISRLLALSVGAAVVAFSYPLMARASGRASAMVPALATGAVLAVGAAAGFTAMFFPHPTVAFTGAAGALLPVDPAKAQKNWEAYGNTPGASRFVALDEITRDNIKGLKVAWTYRTGDIAVSDGNGAEDQDTPLQVGDTVYICTPHNNVVALDADTGAEKWKTVIDARASVWMRCRGLAYFDAGAPLLQPTTSGASPVLAAIVPEGAPCRRRILMNTINAVLMAFDADTGKACQDFGTAGRVDLKAGLGDAPDPQYQLTAAPTLAGTTIVVGGRIADNVQVDMPGGVVRGFDVITGALRWAFDPGDPSITQAPPAGKTYARSTPNVWSSMSYDAASNTVFMPVGSASVDLYGKTRSALDHRYGASMLALDATTGREKWVFQTVHNDLWDFDVPMQPSFIDFPKAGGGSTPALVFGTKAGQLYVLDRATGQPLTKVENVPVKAADIPGEPYALSQPRSTGMPQIGAQTLKEADMWGATPFDQLLCRIAFKGMRYEGLYTAPGTDKSLSFPGSLGGMNWGGLSTDPTTNTIFVNDMRLGLWVKMEPQAAKATAAAGGEAVNTGMGAVPLKGTPYSVNKNRFLSVLGVPCQAPPYGTMTAIDMTTRQIKWQVPVGTVRDTGPLGIKMGLPMPIGLPTLGGSLATQGGLVFFAGSQDYYLRAFDSATGKEVWKARLPVGSQGGPMSYRSPRSGKQYVVITAGGARQSPDRGDYVIAYALK
- a CDS encoding site-specific tyrosine recombinase XerD; its protein translation is MSGPGTGGKSEGWVEAFLEMMAVERAAAANTLRAYEKDLADARGFLGRTGNDLDAADAEAVEAYFQDLGARGLSPATAARRRSAVRQFYRFALGEGWRTDDPSRRVVAPKAGRPLPKVLSRAEIDALLAAASAKDGAQGLRLSCIIELLYASGLRISELLALPLSALARDPAFLMVKGKGGKERLAPLNDAARAAVKAYLEGRLQFLPKGSKDSPWLFPSRGKGGRLTARRVSQLLEDAAIAAGIDREKVSPHVLRHAFATHLLEGGADLRVIQTLLGHADIGTTQIYTHVAGEHLAEVVRTKHPLGRKD
- a CDS encoding purple acid phosphatase family protein, producing MGFRKLLIGAATLCLMALPAALGVPTLALAQEAAQPVPRSPGLPFKPKGLPDRIVLTAGADPSREMAVAWRTDPRQASAEIQLAPAIDGPSLAFRAKTLEGTTQAIDSANGPALYHQARLTGLSPDTAYVYRVKGADGWSEWLQFHTAAATFRPFRFLYLGDTQNGILPIGSRVIRQGFHSTASPALVLHAGDLVAQRDDLDHDDEWGEWTAAGAYNFSTVPQLPATGNHEYVDVAKPDGTESRKLGPYWPLQFALPANGAEPVKQTTYYVDYQGVRFIILDGTAALDLGSLDAQTRWLDQTLAASKAKWNVVTFHQPIFTCARPNDTEKLKAAWKPVFEARKVDLVLQGHDHCYARLTSEAGKADAARRHAAGRPQGPVYVVSVVGSKMYALNDRALTQPDKVAADTEFYQVVDVAADKLGFSAYTASGKLYDAFTLVRAKDGSKTLVESKESMLAQRVCAGATGPDGAPCLGRAK
- a CDS encoding alkylphosphonate utilization protein; this encodes MSDETRDSNGAILADGDNVTLIKDLKVKGSGGVTLKRGTLVKKIRLTGDPDEIEANVDKVKGLVLRTEFVKKA